In SAR202 cluster bacterium, the genomic window GAAGCCGATTATCACAGGCAGCGGGCCGCCTCTCGCTCGATGTACTCGCGCATCTCTGATGGCAGCCGCACATCGCCGGCCTTGGCGTTTTCGATGATGCGGGACGGCTTGGTGGTGGCGGGGATGAGGGTGGTGATGGCGGGATGGCCCAGGTCCCACGCTAGGCATGCCTGGCCCCAAGTCTCGACACCGAACTCCTCCAGGGGACGCAGATCCGGCTGGCGCTTGAGTCCTGTCACCAGCGTTCCCTTCCCCACTGGCCGCATGACGATGACGCCTATGCCCATATCCTCGGCTACGGGCAGCACCCGCTCCTCCACCTGCCGCTCCAGGAGGTTATAGGGTATCTGTATGGTGTCCACTCGACCGGACCGCATGATATCGATCATCTCAGGGTAGAACTCGGGAATGAAGTGGCTGAGGCCGATGAGGCCAATCTTGCCCTGGGCTTTCAGCTCCTCCAGGTAGGGCAGGTGGGTCTTCCAGTCCACCAGGTTGTGTATCTGAAAGACCTCAATGTGGTCGGTGCCCAGCAGCTTGAATGAGCGAGCGATCTGCTTCCGGCCCGTCCCCTTGCCGGCGCACCATACCTTGGTCGCCAGCGTCACCTTGTTTCGCCGGCCCTGGACGGTCTGGCCGAAGACGCCTTCGGCGCGGCGGTACATGGGCGAGGTGTCCAGGAAGGTGGTCCTGTGGGCTATGCAGTTGTCGATGATGCGGCGGGCGTTGTCGATGTCCGCCGGGGCTTCGACATCGAAGCCTGAAGAAGAGGCGCTGCCCATGCCGATGACGGGCACGCTGAGATGTTTGAGTTTTCGAGTCTGCATTAAGGCTCCTTAGAGGCTGGGAAAATCGCCGAGATTATAGCTTACGCGGGTACAGGCAGACCACGAGGGGTGTTAAGATAGCTTTGTGAAACGCGAAAATATCCGTAACTTCTGTATCATTGCTCACATAGACCACGGCAAGTCTACGTTGGCCGACCGGCTCCTAGAGCTGACGGGCACAGTGGACCCTCGCCAGATGGCCGCGCAGTTCATGGACTCCATGGACCTGGAGCGGGAGCGCGGCATCACCATCAAAGGCAAGGCTGTGCGAATGACCTACCGCCACCCCGTCGGCCAGGAGTACCAATTCA contains:
- a CDS encoding aldo/keto reductase, encoding MQTRKLKHLSVPVIGMGSASSSGFDVEAPADIDNARRIIDNCIAHRTTFLDTSPMYRRAEGVFGQTVQGRRNKVTLATKVWCAGKGTGRKQIARSFKLLGTDHIEVFQIHNLVDWKTHLPYLEELKAQGKIGLIGLSHFIPEFYPEMIDIMRSGRVDTIQIPYNLLERQVEERVLPVAEDMGIGVIVMRPVGKGTLVTGLKRQPDLRPLEEFGVETWGQACLAWDLGHPAITTLIPATTKPSRIIENAKAGDVRLPSEMREYIEREAARCL